One genomic region from Phocoena sinus isolate mPhoSin1 chromosome 3, mPhoSin1.pri, whole genome shotgun sequence encodes:
- the LOC116751553 gene encoding LOW QUALITY PROTEIN: ubiquitin carboxyl-terminal hydrolase isozyme L3-like (The sequence of the model RefSeq protein was modified relative to this genomic sequence to represent the inferred CDS: deleted 2 bases in 1 codon), whose product MEGQRWLPLEANPEVTNQFLKQLGLHPNWQFVDVYGMDPELLSMVPRPVCAVLLLFPITEKYEVFKTEEEEKIKSQGQHITSSVYFMRQTINRACGTTGLIHAIANNKDKMHFESGSTLKKFLEESASLSPEEQAIYLGNYDSIRVTHETSDHEGQTEAHTKNIDEKVDLHFIALVHVDGHLYELDGWKPFPINHGETSDETLLEDAIEVFKKFMECDPDERRFNAIAISAA is encoded by the exons ATGGAGGGTCAGCGCTGGCTGCCGCTGGAGGCCAATCCCGAGGTCACCAACCAGTTTCTCAAACAATTAGGTCTACATCCTAACTGGCAGTTTGTTGATGTATATGGAATGGATCCTGAACTCCTTAGCATGGTACCAAGACCTGTGTGTGCAGTGTTGCTTCTCTTCCCTATTACAGAAAAGTATGAAGTATTCAaaacagaagaagaggaaaaaataaaatctcagggACAACATATTACATCATCAGTGTATTTCATGAGGCAAACAATCAACAGGGCCTGTGGAACAACTGGACTAATCCATGCTATTGCCAACAATAAAGACAAGATGCACTTTGAATCTGGATCGACCTTGAAAAAATTCCTGGAGGAGTCTGCATCACTGAGCCCTGAAGAACAAGCCATATACCTGGGGAACTATGACTCCATTCGAGTTACTCATGAGACCAGTGACCATGAAGGTCAGACtgaggcacacaca aaaaatatagatgaaaaagtAGATCTTCATTTTATTGCATTAGTTCATGTAGATGGGCATCTCTATGAATTAGATGGATGGAAACCATTTCCAATTAACCATGGGGAAACTAGTGATGAAACTTTATTAGAGGATGCCATAGAAGTTTTCAAGAAGTTTATGGAATGTGACCCTGATGAACGGAGATTCAATGCCATTGCTATTTCTGCAGCATAG